A window from Triticum aestivum cultivar Chinese Spring chromosome 6D, IWGSC CS RefSeq v2.1, whole genome shotgun sequence encodes these proteins:
- the LOC123144899 gene encoding probable metal-nicotianamine transporter YSL14: MATRTTAHGAAGDDEVAEAAGPTLRHRHGHAGKGAGEAANGGASPEDASVEQVFADKAVPSWREQLTLRALVVSALLAVMFSVIVMKLNLTTGIIPSLNVSAGLLGFFFVRLWTNAFERMGLVGHPFTRQENTVIQTCVVSAYGIAFSGGFGSYLFGMSDTIAKQATEANDPWNIKEPHLGWMIGFLFLVSFIGIFALVPMRKIMIVDYKLTYPSGTATAYLINGFHTPEGAKLAKKQVKILGRYFMVSFFWGFFQWFFSGGDDCGFKNFPTLGLEAYKNRFYFDFSPTYIGVGMICPHIVNVSVMLGGIISWGIMWPLIGKKKGSWYLASLPESSLHGLQAYRVFISIALILGDGLYNFVKVLIRTIAGFISMVHKNSKAMLPVSDNGSPTAEAMSFDDERRTELFLKDQIPMAVAYGGYAVVASISIGTLPQIFPQLKWYYILVAYVVAPVLAFCNAYGSGLTDWSLASTYGKLAIFVFGAWAGLANGGVLVGLAACGVMMSIVSTASDLMQDFKTGYLTLASPKSMFISQVIGTSMGCVISPCVFWLFYKAFSDIGISGSEYPAPYAIVYRNMAILGVDGFNTLPKNCLTLCYIFFAAAIAINLIRDLTPHKFSRFIPLPMAMAIPFYIGSYFAIDMFLGSFILFVWEKVNKAKADAFGPAVASGLICGDGIWTLPQSILALAKVNPPICMKFLTRGDNVKVDKFLGG, encoded by the exons ATGGCCACGCGCACCACCGCCCACGGCGCCGCCGGGGACGAcgaggtggcggaggcggcgggcccCACGCTCCGCCACCGCCACGGCCACGCGGGCAAGGGCGCGGGGGAGGCCGCCAATGGCGGCGCCAGCCCCGAGGACGCCTCGGTGGAGCAGGTGTTCGCGGACAAGGCGGTGCCGTCGTGGAGGGAGCAGCTGACGCTGCGGGCCTTGGTCGTCAGCGCGCTGCTCGCCGTCAtgttcagcgtcatcgtcatgaAGCTCAACCTCACCACGGGGATCATCCCCTCGCTCAACGTCTCCGCGGGGCTGCTCGGCTTCTTCTTCGTCCGCCTCTGGACCAACGCCTTCGAGCGGATGGGCCTCGTCGGCCACCCCTTCACCCGCCAGGAGAACACCGTCATCCAGACCTGCGTCGTCTCCGCCTACGGCATCGCCTTCAGCG GTGGGTTTGGCAGTTATCTATTCGGAATGAGTGACACAATAGCTAAGCAAGCAACGGAGGCTAATGATCCTTGGAACATCAAGGAACCTCACCTCGGATGGATGATAGGCTTTCTTTTCCTCGTCAGCTTTATTGGGATTTTTGCACTTGTGCCCATGAGAAAA ATCATGATTGTCGACTACAAGCTGACCTATCCAAGTGGCACAGCAACTGCTTATCTCATCAATGGTTTTCACACACCTGAGGGCGCCAAGCTTGCAAA GAAGCAAGTGAAGATACTGGGCAGGTACTTTATGGTGAGCTTTTTCTGGGGCTTTTTCCAATGGTTCTTCAGTGGTGGCGATGACTGCGGTTTCAAGAACTTCCCAACATTAGGCCTTGAAGCTTACAAGAATAG GTTCTACTTTGATTTCTCTCCTACATATATTGGGGTTGGCATGATCTGCCCGCACATCGTGAATGTGTCTGTTATGCTAGGAGGTATCATCTCGTGGGGTATAATGTGGCCTCTCATTGGCAAGAAAAAAGGGAGTTGGTACCTTGCTTCTCTCCCAGAATCTAGTCTTCATGGGCTGCAGGCTTACAGG GTCTTTATATCCATTGCTTTGATTCTTGGGGATGGATTGTATAACTTCGTCAAGGTGCTTATCCGCACAATTGCCGGCTTCATATCAATGGTTCATAAAAATTCGAAAGCCATGCTTCCTGTTTCAGACAATGGCAGCCCCACCGCTGAAGCTATGTCCTTTGATGATGAGCGTCGCACTGAACTATTCCTGAAAGATCAAATCCCCATGGCAGTTGCATATGGAGGCTATGCCGTAGTTGCTTCTATATCTATCGGCACACTTCCTCAGATCTTCCCGCAGCTCAAGTGGTACTACATTTTAGTTGCCTATGTGGTGGCACCTGTCCTGGCCTTCTGCAATGCCTACGGAAGTGGGCTCACTGATTGGTCCCTTGCCTCCACCTATGGCAAGCTTGCTATCTTCGTCTTCGGTGCATGGGCTGGCCTTGCCAATGGTGGTGTGCTTGTAGGACTTGCCGCGTGTGGTGTGATGATGAGCATCGTGTCAACTGCCTCTGACCTGATGCAAGACTTCAAGACTGGTTACTTGACTTTGGCATCACCAAAGTCCATGTTTATCAGCCAGGTGATAGGCACATCAATGGGTTGTGTCATTTCCCCCTGTGTCTTCTGGCTGTTCTACAAGGCCTTCAGTGACATCGGCATAAGCGGCAGCGAATACCCAGCACCTTATGCCATTGTGTACCGAAACATGGCGATATTGGGTGTGGATGGCTTCAACACGCTTCCAAAGAACTGCCTGACTCTCTGCTACATCTTCTTCGCCGCGGCTATTGCCATCAACCTGATAAGAGACTTGACACCGCACAAGTTTTCGAGGTTCATCCCGCTCCCTATGGCAATGGCCATACCTTTCTACATAGGGTCATACTTTGCGATCGACATGTTCCTGGGCAGCTTCATACTCTTTGTGTGGGAGAAGGTGAACAAGGCAAAAGCAGATGCCTTCGGACCTGCTGTCGCTTCAGGGTTGATTTGTGGGGACGGGATCTGGACCCTGCCTCAGTCCATTCTTGCCCTTGCCAAGGTGAATCCTCCCATTTGCATGAAGTTCTTGACAAGAGGAGACAATGTCAAAGTGGACAAATTCCTTGGTGGCTAG